In Paenibacillus larvae subsp. larvae, the following proteins share a genomic window:
- a CDS encoding cellulose biosynthesis cyclic di-GMP-binding regulatory protein BcsB, producing the protein MNKRFIIICMSCLCLVFVQFGQAWAAETSSDNLTYETTFTNTDIGLSGVRASKQVHFQTEDYWKVSDVSIYLDYKSSPLTRTERSSITLTMNGTKFHSFRPVVGEDLKQQATVKVPKELILKGKNTLTIEGYIQTVSEYQVCVPPEARDNWFQIYSTSGVAVHYTNEAPNGSINDFNRRFIGLDTVSTGQNAISVPKQGNPAELEAAVYALSGFAKTNSLKDKTIPIIAYGNENLNDKKAIVAVALYDQLPANIKGMLESQDLNDKALIQMMNKDKQPTLVLTSQNPDLLVKAGRLVANQELMRQLDSSTKVVDNQTDVTTAEVSINKNVKLTDTGDELKGWMHQEKTYFVSLPANRSLADASKVSLDFRYAKNLDFDRSLVTVLVNNTPIGSKKLTSELADGDAVTLPIPKNLNITGNFAVTVAFDLELKDAGCIQLQDETPWAFITKDTMLQLHTKDKTDLLFDNYPYPFLHDGSFNQVGVILPEEHDAYTYLTLSNVFNLLGQYAEGNTGNVRFYGDSTSSSDLQERNIIAIGTYQNNKIVRENNSHLYFQYDQARSSFQSNEKMSIDTDYGKRIGTLQLIRSPYESGHGLLAITGAGSEYYYLASKLITSESTKWKVFGDGVAVDKDGNINPYRFKKEAEQEPSSIMDKVMQRGDVFGFIAAAVLVMVLVLVSLILMIRKYRRNREGER; encoded by the coding sequence GTGAATAAACGATTCATTATCATATGCATGTCCTGCTTGTGCTTGGTTTTCGTACAGTTCGGCCAGGCTTGGGCTGCCGAGACATCGTCTGATAATTTGACCTACGAAACGACTTTTACAAATACCGATATTGGCCTATCGGGTGTAAGAGCATCCAAACAGGTGCATTTTCAAACGGAAGATTATTGGAAAGTAAGTGACGTATCTATTTACTTGGATTATAAATCGTCTCCCTTAACGCGGACTGAACGGTCCAGCATTACATTAACAATGAATGGAACTAAGTTTCATTCTTTCAGACCCGTAGTGGGCGAGGACTTGAAACAGCAGGCGACAGTTAAAGTGCCCAAGGAACTGATCCTTAAAGGCAAAAACACGCTGACCATTGAAGGTTATATTCAGACCGTATCCGAGTATCAAGTCTGCGTGCCTCCGGAGGCCCGGGATAATTGGTTCCAGATATACAGTACCTCCGGTGTAGCTGTGCACTATACGAATGAGGCACCGAACGGGAGTATTAACGATTTTAATCGGCGTTTCATAGGCCTGGATACTGTGAGTACCGGTCAAAATGCAATTTCGGTACCTAAACAGGGCAATCCGGCTGAACTGGAAGCAGCGGTCTATGCCCTATCCGGATTCGCCAAAACGAACAGCCTAAAAGATAAGACGATTCCGATAATCGCATATGGCAATGAAAACTTAAATGATAAAAAGGCTATCGTAGCAGTAGCTTTATACGATCAGTTGCCGGCTAATATCAAAGGCATGCTGGAATCCCAGGACTTAAATGACAAGGCCTTAATCCAAATGATGAACAAAGATAAACAGCCGACACTGGTCCTGACATCCCAAAATCCAGACCTGCTGGTAAAAGCAGGCCGCCTGGTAGCCAACCAAGAATTAATGAGACAATTAGACAGCAGCACTAAAGTTGTAGATAATCAAACGGATGTAACGACAGCCGAGGTTAGCATTAATAAAAACGTGAAATTAACCGATACTGGCGATGAACTGAAGGGCTGGATGCATCAGGAGAAGACTTATTTTGTTTCGCTTCCGGCCAACCGTTCTCTTGCAGACGCCAGCAAGGTCAGTCTTGATTTTCGTTATGCCAAAAACCTCGACTTTGATCGTTCCTTGGTCACAGTGCTGGTGAACAATACGCCTATTGGCAGCAAAAAACTAACTTCAGAACTGGCCGATGGTGATGCCGTCACTTTACCAATTCCAAAAAATCTCAACATTACAGGCAACTTTGCCGTTACGGTCGCCTTTGATTTGGAGTTGAAGGACGCCGGATGCATTCAGCTTCAGGACGAAACTCCCTGGGCCTTTATTACGAAGGATACGATGCTGCAGTTGCACACGAAAGACAAGACGGATTTATTGTTTGACAACTACCCCTACCCGTTCCTGCATGACGGCAGTTTCAACCAGGTTGGGGTCATACTGCCCGAGGAACATGATGCTTATACATACTTGACACTCTCGAACGTGTTTAATCTATTGGGCCAATATGCGGAAGGAAATACGGGGAATGTCCGTTTCTACGGAGACAGTACAAGCTCAAGTGATTTGCAGGAACGCAATATTATAGCCATTGGAACTTATCAGAACAATAAAATAGTCCGGGAGAACAACAGTCATCTTTATTTTCAGTACGATCAAGCTCGCAGCAGCTTTCAGTCTAACGAAAAAATGAGTATTGATACCGATTACGGCAAGCGGATAGGCACACTGCAATTGATTCGTTCACCGTATGAATCAGGGCATGGCTTACTTGCTATAACAGGGGCCGGCTCCGAGTATTATTACTTGGCTTCCAAACTTATAACGAGCGAAAGCACAAAATGGAAGGTATTTGGAGACGGGGTTGCAGTGGACAAGGACGGAAATATAAATCCGTACCGTTTCAAGAAGGAGGCGGAACAAGAGCCCTCGAGCATTATGGATAAAGTGATGCAGCGGGGGGATGTGTTTGGCTTTATAGCTGCTGCCGTATTGGTTATGGTTCTGGTCCTGGTATCGCTGATTCTGATGATCCGCAAATATAGAAGAAACCGGGAGGGAGAACGATGA
- a CDS encoding diguanylate cyclase domain-containing protein, translated as MKRNQSSLLSDSAFLLLFVICFISIVFTAGDPNRYIQNIVFLNAAFLIAIITYFTTLITGLVLNILFIFGYGTFTLYQTVVVGALVEGHTYFWLIMTPLFTVVIWMLTLANRQFQGENEHLRKANASLATMDENTNLKNSRSFQKDATVFMALFTRYQIPLTLLVMNVRYWDELRRMVSKEQMTEMICDISKISENSIRMNDSLYMLDTEKPTWGLLLFTNREGANVVIERLKEKVITFNTVEFADKYKIDLQLVIGAVEYNPETIPTPVDFIVQARKQLEYDV; from the coding sequence ATGAAACGAAATCAAAGTAGTCTGCTGTCGGACAGTGCCTTCTTGCTGCTGTTTGTAATCTGTTTTATCAGCATCGTGTTCACGGCAGGCGACCCCAACCGGTATATCCAGAATATTGTGTTCTTGAATGCGGCTTTCTTAATTGCAATCATAACTTACTTTACGACTTTGATAACCGGGCTGGTTTTGAACATCTTGTTTATTTTTGGATATGGTACCTTTACTCTGTATCAGACTGTCGTTGTGGGAGCTCTTGTCGAAGGCCATACTTACTTTTGGCTTATTATGACCCCCTTATTTACCGTTGTCATATGGATGCTGACTCTTGCTAACAGACAGTTTCAAGGAGAAAACGAACATCTGAGAAAGGCAAATGCTTCCCTGGCCACTATGGATGAAAATACAAATCTGAAAAACAGCCGTTCGTTCCAAAAAGATGCTACCGTATTTATGGCTCTTTTTACCCGTTATCAAATCCCGCTTACCTTATTAGTAATGAATGTGAGATACTGGGATGAATTAAGACGGATGGTTAGTAAAGAGCAGATGACGGAAATGATCTGCGACATCTCTAAAATAAGTGAGAACAGCATTCGCATGAATGATTCCTTGTATATGCTTGATACGGAAAAACCGACATGGGGTTTGCTGCTCTTTACAAACCGTGAAGGGGCAAATGTAGTTATTGAGCGGTTGAAGGAGAAAGTTATTACATTTAACACTGTAGAATTTGCCGACAAATACAAAATCGATCTCCAGCTTGTCATAGGAGCCGTCGAGTATAATCCCGAGACCATTCCGACGCCGGTTGATTTTATTGTACAGGCAAGAAAACAATTGGAGTATGATGTTTAG
- a CDS encoding LrgB family protein, protein MMASIACFLLTVVGFFGFQHLYKRTKKWYFTPLLAVPALLIVFLLLTDIPLTAYNQGTKWLSNMLQPATVAFAIPLYKFYPLLKKHAAEIISSVLLGSAVAVVTSVLLLHVIKASPQMIESMIPRSITTPIAMKVSESLGGIPAITAAFVILTGIIGSMIGPIVIEKFRIRGNISRGVLLGMGAHGAGTSKAYELGNVEGAIASVSMIIAALATLMVIPISGFLN, encoded by the coding sequence ATAATGGCAAGTATAGCTTGTTTTCTTTTGACCGTTGTTGGATTCTTTGGTTTTCAACATCTTTATAAAAGAACAAAAAAATGGTATTTTACACCCTTACTGGCAGTTCCTGCTTTATTGATTGTCTTTCTATTGTTGACCGATATTCCGCTAACTGCATATAATCAAGGGACCAAATGGCTATCGAATATGCTTCAGCCTGCAACCGTAGCCTTTGCCATCCCGTTGTATAAATTTTATCCGCTGCTCAAAAAACATGCTGCCGAAATTATTTCGAGCGTTTTGCTGGGTTCCGCAGTTGCAGTTGTGACCTCGGTGTTGCTATTGCATGTAATAAAAGCCAGTCCGCAAATGATTGAAAGTATGATTCCACGATCCATCACGACTCCAATCGCGATGAAAGTTTCCGAATCGTTAGGCGGAATACCTGCGATTACGGCAGCTTTCGTCATTCTGACCGGTATCATTGGATCGATGATTGGGCCTATCGTTATCGAAAAATTCCGGATCCGGGGCAATATATCAAGAGGTGTTCTCCTTGGAATGGGTGCACATGGCGCCGGAACATCAAAGGCTTATGAACTGGGAAATGTGGAGGGGGCTATTGCCAGCGTATCCATGATTATTGCAGCTTTAGCTACTTTAATGGTAATCCCGATATCGGGCTTTCTGAACTAA
- a CDS encoding CidA/LrgA family holin-like protein, producing MKKWITIALQMGLLWLFAVLGGLVSDYLHLPISGSIIGIFILFTCLKLRILPLQWFEQGADWLLATLLLFFIPAAVGIIEHSELVSMAGIGLIGMVILSTFLVMSSTGLVAEFISRMRRGNTK from the coding sequence ATGAAAAAATGGATCACGATTGCTTTACAAATGGGGCTGCTGTGGCTTTTCGCCGTTCTGGGAGGCCTTGTCTCAGATTACTTGCATCTTCCCATTTCCGGAAGCATTATCGGAATCTTTATTTTATTTACTTGTCTGAAGCTTCGCATACTTCCGCTTCAATGGTTCGAACAGGGGGCTGACTGGCTGCTGGCCACACTGCTCTTGTTCTTCATTCCTGCGGCAGTCGGAATTATTGAACACAGTGAACTGGTGAGTATGGCGGGCATCGGATTGATTGGGATGGTTATACTTAGCACGTTTCTTGTAATGAGCTCAACCGGCCTGGTGGCCGAATTTATTTCACGCATGAGAAGAGGTAACACTAAATGA
- the cidR gene encoding cidABC operon transcriptional activator CidR, which produces MDIRHLKYFIEVVRCKSFTKAADVLHITQPTISKMIKNIEDELGVVLLDRSTKQVMLTDAGQSILLQAQQIVKSFENLSIELANTIHLKKGKIRMGLPPMVGSRFFPHIIGEFHHKYPNIEIQLIEEGAKKVEEQVEEGHLDIGVVLLPIPSGTFDSFPFVHEKLMVVVYPKHRLAGQTVIALKKLEHEPFILFREGFVLHDRIPEECIRAGFQPKVVYESSQWDFISEMVAAGLGISMLPESICRELNPNRVITIPLVEPSIDWSLAMIWPKEQYISYAVREWINFVKQRLQPKEA; this is translated from the coding sequence TTGGATATCCGCCATCTTAAATATTTCATTGAAGTTGTCCGTTGCAAGAGCTTTACTAAAGCGGCAGATGTTCTGCATATTACGCAACCGACCATAAGCAAGATGATCAAAAACATTGAAGATGAATTGGGTGTAGTCCTGCTTGACCGATCAACCAAGCAAGTCATGCTGACTGATGCGGGACAATCCATTCTCCTCCAGGCACAGCAAATCGTCAAGTCTTTTGAAAATTTGTCTATAGAATTGGCCAATACGATTCACTTGAAAAAAGGGAAGATTCGTATGGGACTTCCACCAATGGTCGGCTCACGCTTTTTTCCCCATATTATTGGCGAGTTCCACCATAAGTACCCCAATATTGAAATTCAGCTGATTGAAGAGGGTGCCAAAAAGGTTGAAGAACAAGTAGAAGAAGGACATTTAGATATTGGAGTGGTACTGCTGCCGATTCCAAGCGGTACTTTTGACTCATTTCCTTTTGTTCACGAGAAATTAATGGTCGTCGTATACCCGAAGCACCGGCTTGCGGGACAAACTGTTATCGCTTTAAAAAAACTGGAGCATGAACCATTCATTTTATTCCGGGAAGGCTTTGTTCTGCATGACCGCATTCCGGAAGAATGCATCCGTGCAGGTTTTCAGCCAAAAGTAGTCTATGAAAGCTCGCAGTGGGATTTTATTAGCGAGATGGTGGCGGCAGGCCTTGGCATTTCCATGCTGCCGGAAAGCATTTGCCGGGAGCTCAACCCGAATCGGGTAATAACGATTCCGCTGGTAGAACCTTCCATCGATTGGAGCCTGGCCATGATATGGCCGAAGGAACAGTATATATCCTATGCCGTAAGGGAATGGATTAATTTTGTCAAACAACGTTTGCAGCCAAAGGAAGCATGA
- a CDS encoding YhfZ family protein, with product MRGSIAREKALTDGRYDFAIMSLLAAEKLIQSNAPVEIGLSLGKQSYVSGYTVFVGHDQIKELKDGMRIGIDSSSTEQVDLTMAECENLDVEFVEANYMHLFDMLVRGEIDAEIWDNEDTMQNTSMPNIPLCTRKAKEMDKKLTEAVCLVHANNSTLKEVLGTLPLEDILNIQKAVIDGTVTPRY from the coding sequence ATGAGGGGGTCCATCGCAAGAGAGAAAGCGCTTACGGACGGTCGCTATGATTTCGCGATCATGTCTCTTCTTGCGGCCGAGAAGCTTATCCAATCCAATGCCCCAGTAGAGATAGGCCTTTCATTAGGAAAACAATCATACGTATCCGGGTACACTGTGTTCGTCGGCCATGATCAGATCAAGGAACTTAAAGACGGGATGAGAATAGGTATTGATTCCAGCTCTACCGAGCAGGTGGATCTTACAATGGCAGAATGCGAGAATCTGGATGTCGAGTTTGTAGAGGCTAACTATATGCATTTGTTTGACATGTTGGTCCGGGGAGAAATTGATGCGGAGATTTGGGACAACGAGGATACTATGCAAAACACCTCAATGCCCAACATTCCGCTTTGCACCAGGAAGGCCAAGGAGATGGATAAGAAACTGACCGAAGCCGTTTGCCTTGTGCATGCAAATAATAGCACGTTGAAAGAAGTTCTTGGTACGCTGCCTTTGGAAGACATTTTAAACATACAGAAGGCTGTGATTGATGGGACTGTAACCCCCCGATATTAA
- a CDS encoding transglutaminase-like domain-containing protein produces the protein MNGTGEWLFSLNLISILIIIVLLGSVVQGAIRGASGSVRRLFLMILQGIITIISLLVTWQLAQYASPHLQSWLQNKNITIPSGDLNYFKQLYYTVVTGIRDFTLFRIGLLFLLIYLIIKPLLSWILSPFMGRWLSGHYRGEMDGTHSLVSAVVGGAIGVIMGAARSLIIIMILFIYASVYPQLPMTSYIQASPIYQKGAQEIIAPFTGDFITSQIPIFTRAVEQEFNQILQRKYEVVDANVPDDIVAAAKKVTAGAKTDEEKARRLYKWVGSRVKYDWNKVKMYEEQRVWKEQTPQDTFTSREGVCIDYSRLYAVMARAVGLDVKVVTGLGYDGKGGYGPHAWNEVYLAEKDKWVPLDSTWYSSGGNWFNPPNFDQTHIREA, from the coding sequence TTGAACGGAACAGGAGAATGGCTGTTTTCACTAAATTTAATATCTATTTTAATTATCATCGTTCTGCTCGGTTCCGTTGTTCAAGGAGCAATTCGCGGTGCATCGGGCTCGGTTCGGCGATTGTTTCTTATGATATTGCAAGGAATTATTACGATCATAAGCCTGCTCGTAACCTGGCAGCTCGCCCAATATGCATCTCCCCATTTGCAAAGCTGGCTGCAAAATAAAAACATTACGATTCCAAGCGGGGATTTGAACTATTTTAAACAACTGTACTATACTGTCGTGACCGGAATCAGAGATTTCACCTTATTCCGGATCGGACTATTATTCCTTCTGATCTATTTAATTATTAAGCCGCTGCTTAGCTGGATACTATCTCCCTTTATGGGGAGATGGTTAAGCGGACATTACAGGGGAGAAATGGATGGGACCCATTCCCTGGTCAGCGCAGTCGTTGGAGGCGCAATAGGAGTGATAATGGGGGCGGCACGGTCACTGATCATTATCATGATTTTATTTATTTACGCATCGGTTTACCCCCAGTTACCGATGACTTCTTATATTCAGGCCTCACCTATTTATCAAAAGGGGGCACAAGAAATTATTGCCCCGTTCACGGGTGATTTCATCACTTCCCAAATCCCGATATTCACACGGGCGGTCGAGCAGGAGTTCAACCAGATTCTGCAGCGGAAATATGAGGTAGTGGATGCTAATGTCCCGGATGATATCGTGGCGGCGGCAAAAAAGGTAACGGCAGGAGCCAAAACGGACGAGGAAAAAGCCCGCCGCCTATATAAATGGGTCGGTTCCCGGGTGAAATATGACTGGAACAAAGTGAAGATGTATGAAGAGCAGCGCGTCTGGAAAGAACAAACTCCCCAAGATACATTCACTTCACGGGAAGGCGTCTGCATTGATTACTCCCGTTTATATGCTGTTATGGCGCGTGCTGTCGGACTTGATGTTAAAGTAGTAACCGGTCTTGGGTACGACGGGAAAGGAGGGTATGGACCGCATGCATGGAACGAGGTGTATCTGGCAGAAAAGGATAAATGGGTTCCTCTAGACTCAACATGGTATTCCAGCGGAGGTAACTGGTTTAACCCGCCTAATTTTGACCAGACCCATATCAGAGAGGCTTAA
- a CDS encoding MFS transporter: protein MRTAVWLYLFLFVAFFDLHAQYPILSPFALSLGAAPSFIGLILGVYSITHLPGNILAGYGVDRYGSKPFIVSSLIVAGIILLFQSNVTDPWELLLIRSVSGFVLAFLSPSCMALLAKMAKDHIQQGKLMAVNGLVHTLASVLSPAAGALLVAKVGFTASFTILGWILIITGFLSIVGVKEEKTSPAVPFMKQEARARPIKKDRLQIPWMFYIIPLAVSCSQGILFFELPMMKTSQSSILTSGIFFSLVSLGALCTLSLLFLNRIPSLYRTMFGSLALALVFFIMAVDTPIPLTVSLFMLGMAKGIIFPALSTLLAAISSKQHYGKAFSFLSVSFSIGAFFGPLLAGHFRETVSPYFIAFFILMLALLFLPVRSFKAASAL from the coding sequence ATGCGGACAGCCGTATGGCTTTATTTGTTTTTGTTTGTGGCTTTTTTCGATCTTCATGCCCAATACCCGATCTTATCTCCTTTTGCGTTATCTCTCGGAGCTGCGCCATCCTTCATAGGGCTTATCCTGGGCGTTTACTCCATAACTCATCTTCCAGGCAATATTCTGGCCGGATATGGGGTTGACCGTTACGGCAGCAAGCCATTTATTGTGTCCAGCTTGATTGTAGCAGGAATCATACTGCTATTTCAATCAAACGTCACAGACCCATGGGAATTGCTTCTCATCCGTTCGGTCAGCGGTTTCGTCCTGGCATTTCTGTCACCCTCCTGTATGGCTTTACTTGCCAAAATGGCTAAGGACCATATCCAGCAAGGGAAATTGATGGCCGTAAACGGACTGGTCCATACACTGGCCTCCGTACTTTCTCCGGCGGCAGGAGCTTTATTAGTAGCAAAAGTAGGATTTACGGCATCATTTACCATTCTGGGATGGATTCTGATCATAACCGGATTTTTGTCCATAGTAGGGGTTAAGGAAGAAAAAACAAGTCCCGCAGTCCCTTTTATGAAACAAGAAGCACGGGCCAGGCCGATTAAAAAAGACAGGCTGCAGATCCCCTGGATGTTTTACATCATTCCTCTGGCCGTTTCCTGTTCTCAGGGGATTTTATTTTTTGAACTGCCCATGATGAAAACTTCCCAGAGTTCTATTCTCACTTCCGGTATTTTCTTTTCATTGGTTAGCCTCGGGGCCTTGTGTACATTAAGCCTGCTTTTTTTAAATCGTATTCCGTCGTTATACCGGACCATGTTCGGCAGCCTGGCACTAGCTCTCGTTTTCTTCATCATGGCTGTTGATACCCCCATACCCTTGACAGTTTCTCTCTTTATGCTCGGCATGGCCAAGGGAATTATTTTTCCGGCATTATCGACCCTGCTTGCCGCTATTTCCAGCAAACAGCATTATGGTAAAGCCTTCTCTTTCCTGTCTGTTTCCTTTTCCATCGGAGCCTTCTTCGGTCCTTTACTGGCTGGACACTTCCGGGAAACCGTATCACCTTATTTCATTGCTTTTTTCATTCTTATGCTGGCCCTGCTCTTTCTGCCAGTCCGTTCCTTTAAAGCTGCTTCAGCCTTATAA
- a CDS encoding toprim domain-containing protein has product MSIAVIVEGKNDRSRLRRLLLPEVDVLCTFGTPGVESLEKLKKQVQGKEIYIFTDNDPSGKKIRGLLRELFPDAYHLYTRKGYAGVEGTPEKYLLLQLEKAGLEDVLVYPPGFPAF; this is encoded by the coding sequence ATGTCTATAGCCGTCATCGTGGAAGGAAAAAATGACCGTTCCCGGCTCAGACGTCTTCTTCTTCCTGAAGTTGACGTGTTATGTACGTTCGGTACACCCGGGGTTGAATCACTCGAAAAGCTAAAGAAACAAGTTCAGGGAAAAGAAATCTACATTTTCACTGATAATGATCCCTCAGGCAAAAAAATCCGCGGCCTGCTAAGAGAGCTCTTTCCTGACGCCTATCATCTATATACCCGGAAAGGATATGCAGGAGTTGAAGGAACACCGGAAAAATATTTGCTGCTCCAATTAGAAAAAGCAGGGCTGGAGGATGTATTGGTTTACCCCCCTGGCTTCCCTGCTTTCTGA
- a CDS encoding SCO family protein, which yields MSAFLQKNWFKLAITIILLSIIASFAYKLWVSNGNGTNDKHLDPVMEEPSFEFTRMDGQKVGKEDLKDTVHLVYFFFGQCPDVCPVTNDLMRKIQNQLKEKNMLGDKVKMLSITFDPERDTPEFLKEYAKRYQADPAGWWFLRDDHEKVKDMMKKLNMTIESDGKGYFLHSNTIFLVDRKGMVRTNYTPGGEARNELDIDAIVRDIKTLTKEK from the coding sequence ATGTCTGCTTTTTTGCAAAAAAACTGGTTTAAACTGGCTATTACTATTATTTTGCTGTCCATCATTGCTTCCTTTGCCTATAAACTTTGGGTGAGCAATGGAAACGGTACCAATGACAAACATCTAGACCCGGTGATGGAGGAGCCCTCTTTTGAATTTACCCGGATGGACGGGCAGAAGGTGGGCAAAGAGGATTTGAAGGATACCGTTCATCTTGTTTATTTCTTTTTCGGTCAATGTCCGGACGTCTGTCCCGTTACAAACGATTTGATGCGCAAGATTCAAAATCAGCTGAAAGAAAAAAATATGCTTGGAGATAAGGTGAAGATGCTCTCCATTACGTTTGACCCGGAAAGAGATACACCTGAGTTTTTGAAGGAATATGCAAAAAGGTACCAGGCTGATCCAGCAGGCTGGTGGTTCTTAAGGGATGATCATGAGAAGGTCAAAGACATGATGAAAAAGCTTAATATGACCATAGAGAGTGACGGAAAAGGATACTTTTTACATTCGAATACCATTTTTCTGGTAGACCGTAAAGGAATGGTCAGAACGAATTACACCCCTGGCGGTGAAGCAAGGAATGAATTGGATATTGATGCGATAGTACGGGATATTAAGACGCTTACTAAAGAAAAATAG
- the cyoE gene encoding heme o synthase: MEKPISYEAASEIGMQHGAVAVDEADVMTDQGPATWRDFVRLTKPGILFSNSIAAFGGFWIATSAFELDNKWLQLLLTLVGTVLVMASGCVLNNYLDRDMDTKMTRTQKRALPSGKIQPSVVLIYGIVLGILGVGVLYAVSPLCSLLGFIGLFVYVWLYTVWFKRTSVWGTFVGSFAGAMPPLIGYCAVSQQIDWGAILLYSILFLWQPPHFWALGIRRREEYAAAGVPLLPVVKGIHATKISMLRYIVLLGPVSISLYALNLVGVVYLMAASIMGLIWAYLAYTGFKTDDDEKWAKGMFVYSINYLTILFILMVVDSVFPF; encoded by the coding sequence TTGGAAAAACCGATAAGCTACGAAGCAGCTTCCGAGATCGGAATGCAGCATGGTGCCGTGGCTGTGGATGAAGCCGACGTTATGACGGATCAAGGTCCCGCAACCTGGAGGGACTTTGTGCGTTTAACGAAACCGGGAATTTTATTTTCTAATTCTATAGCCGCCTTTGGTGGATTTTGGATTGCGACTTCAGCTTTTGAGCTTGATAACAAATGGCTGCAGCTCTTACTGACATTGGTGGGAACCGTTTTAGTCATGGCCTCAGGCTGTGTCTTAAATAATTACTTAGACCGGGATATGGATACTAAAATGACAAGAACCCAGAAAAGGGCCCTGCCAAGCGGTAAAATCCAACCTTCGGTTGTGCTCATTTATGGTATTGTCCTTGGCATCCTCGGTGTAGGTGTTCTATACGCCGTCAGTCCATTATGTTCCTTGCTTGGATTTATAGGATTGTTTGTATACGTGTGGCTATATACGGTTTGGTTTAAAAGGACCTCCGTCTGGGGGACATTCGTAGGCAGCTTTGCAGGTGCCATGCCTCCATTAATCGGATATTGTGCCGTATCCCAGCAAATTGACTGGGGAGCCATATTGCTTTACAGTATCCTCTTTTTGTGGCAGCCGCCCCACTTCTGGGCACTTGGTATCCGCCGCAGGGAAGAGTATGCGGCAGCAGGAGTTCCTTTGCTGCCTGTAGTCAAGGGTATTCATGCCACCAAGATCAGCATGTTGCGTTATATTGTCCTTTTGGGGCCTGTATCCATCTCTCTGTACGCTTTGAACTTAGTAGGTGTGGTTTATCTAATGGCAGCTTCCATTATGGGATTGATCTGGGCTTACCTTGCTTACACAGGGTTTAAAACAGATGACGATGAAAAATGGGCAAAGGGCATGTTTGTCTACTCCATCAACTACTTGACGATTCTGTTTATTTTAATGGTTGTGGACTCGGTATTTCCTTTCTGA